A portion of the Chromobacterium sp. IIBBL 290-4 genome contains these proteins:
- a CDS encoding tail fiber assembly protein codes for MTETTQKTVYCYSAATGEYAGETTAQRSPLDVDEIYLIPAWAAETAPPAAGPRQAVAWRTVDGAIPQHCILGGGWQLLPDWRGVPLWSKATAQPVAAQLGDTPDSLEATELEPPPFGVWQGKAWAVDTTAQQAAQTAATEAEIAAKRSQADAAIIPLQDAADLKMATTAEEDQLTAWRRYRVELSRVPQQSGYPGKIDWPTLPGQ; via the coding sequence ATGACTGAAACCACACAAAAAACCGTGTATTGCTACAGCGCCGCAACCGGCGAATACGCCGGCGAAACCACCGCGCAGCGTTCGCCGCTGGATGTGGATGAGATCTACTTGATTCCGGCCTGGGCCGCCGAAACCGCGCCGCCAGCGGCTGGGCCTCGCCAGGCAGTGGCATGGCGGACAGTGGATGGCGCAATTCCGCAGCATTGCATCTTGGGCGGCGGCTGGCAGCTGCTGCCGGACTGGCGCGGCGTGCCGCTGTGGAGCAAGGCCACCGCGCAGCCCGTGGCCGCCCAGCTGGGCGACACGCCGGACAGCCTGGAAGCCACCGAGCTGGAGCCGCCGCCGTTTGGCGTCTGGCAAGGCAAAGCGTGGGCGGTAGACACGACTGCCCAGCAGGCCGCGCAAACCGCTGCAACAGAGGCCGAGATTGCAGCCAAGCGCAGCCAGGCCGACGCCGCCATTATCCCGCTGCAAGATGCGGCGGACCTGAAGATGGCGACAACGGCAGAGGAGGACCAGTTGACCGCGTGGCGCCGCTACCGGGTGGAGCTGTCGCGCGTGCCGCAACAATCCGGATATCCCGGCAAGATCGACTGGCCAACACTGCCTGGCCAATAA
- a CDS encoding DNA adenine methylase: MLQITASPIVPWVGGKRRLAKHILPLFLEHTCYVEPFCGAAALYFLKEPAKVEVINDVNGELVNLYRVVRHHLEEFVRQFKWSLTSRQIFKWLQITPEETLTDIQRAARFFYLQKMAFGGKVDGQNFGTATTSPPRLNLLRLEEDLSAAHLRLSRTYIENLDWADCIKKYDRDHTLVYCDPPYWGTQGYGVEFGLHQYQRMAELARNIKGHMIISVNDIPEMRQAFDGLTIERVDINYSVGGGCRSKERKGELIIRNW; encoded by the coding sequence ATGTTACAAATCACAGCATCCCCCATTGTTCCGTGGGTCGGCGGCAAACGCCGTCTGGCAAAACATATCCTCCCGCTTTTCCTGGAACATACCTGCTACGTTGAGCCGTTTTGCGGAGCCGCCGCATTGTACTTCCTGAAAGAGCCAGCCAAAGTTGAGGTGATCAATGATGTGAACGGCGAACTGGTCAACCTCTACCGGGTGGTACGTCATCATCTTGAGGAGTTTGTCCGCCAATTCAAATGGTCACTGACCTCGCGGCAAATCTTCAAGTGGCTGCAGATTACGCCGGAGGAGACTCTAACCGATATCCAGAGAGCAGCCCGATTCTTCTATCTGCAGAAAATGGCCTTTGGTGGCAAGGTAGATGGCCAGAATTTTGGCACGGCCACCACCAGCCCACCCAGACTCAATTTACTGCGGCTGGAAGAAGACTTATCAGCTGCCCACCTTCGCCTGAGCCGCACCTACATCGAAAACCTGGACTGGGCCGACTGCATCAAGAAGTACGACCGCGACCATACACTGGTCTACTGCGATCCACCGTACTGGGGTACCCAAGGGTACGGTGTTGAATTTGGACTGCATCAGTACCAGCGTATGGCCGAGCTGGCCAGGAACATAAAGGGGCACATGATCATTTCGGTCAACGACATCCCGGAAATGCGCCAGGCGTTTGACGGGCTGACGATTGAAAGAGTGGATATCAACTACAGCGTAGGAGGAGGCTGCCGCAGTAAGGAGAGGAAGGGCGAGCTGATCATACGCAACTGGTGA
- a CDS encoding 2Fe-2S iron-sulfur cluster-binding protein, whose translation MAVIRFLDARGALLHQAEAMAGDNLLDVARLADVPLHWRCGQGTCGTCKVRVSGMAAPQRPSRKERNVLLRAGAIDAAQAAREEWQEAEPWRLACHLAVEEGPGWDVSCPDY comes from the coding sequence ATGGCTGTCATCCGTTTTCTGGATGCCCGCGGCGCGCTGTTGCATCAGGCCGAGGCGATGGCGGGCGACAATCTGCTGGATGTCGCCCGGCTGGCCGATGTGCCGCTGCATTGGCGCTGCGGGCAGGGAACCTGCGGCACTTGCAAGGTCAGGGTGTCTGGCATGGCCGCGCCGCAGCGGCCCAGCCGCAAGGAGCGCAATGTGCTGCTGCGCGCCGGGGCCATCGATGCGGCTCAGGCCGCGCGCGAAGAGTGGCAGGAGGCCGAGCCTTGGCGCTTGGCTTGCCATCTGGCGGTGGAAGAGGGGCCGGGTTGGGATGTTTCCTGCCCGGATTATTGA
- the glp gene encoding gephyrin-like molybdotransferase Glp, which translates to MLSFQQARDWLLERARPLQYSHQAPLLEALDGVLAQPVIAAIDVPPGDNSAMDGYAVRVADAAAALPVSQRIPAGSAPIPLQAGTAARIFTGAPIPAGADAVVMQEQATVDEQGLVSFSAAPQPGQNIRRRGEDIAVGQRILEAGKRITAADLGLAASIGLPTLPVLPPLRVAVFLTGDELVEPGQPLAAGQIYNSNAYWLLPALHKLGCEVIDLGMVGDALEPTRELLRDAAAVADVVITCGGVSVGEEDHVKAAVEAEGELNLWKVAIKPGKPLAYGRVGDADFIGLPGNPVSGFVTLQTLILPFLLKRMGLAVPELSAQRLPAAFAWSQPDAKRSEFLRVRKVMGSAGWALEIYPQQGSGVLMSCAWADGLAVLQPGQTVKPGDLLDYLELVV; encoded by the coding sequence ATGTTGAGCTTCCAACAAGCCCGCGACTGGCTGCTTGAGCGCGCGCGGCCTCTGCAATACTCCCATCAAGCGCCGTTGCTGGAGGCGCTGGACGGCGTGCTGGCGCAGCCTGTCATCGCCGCCATCGATGTGCCGCCTGGCGACAACAGCGCGATGGATGGCTATGCGGTCCGCGTCGCCGATGCGGCGGCCGCGCTGCCGGTTTCGCAGCGCATCCCCGCCGGCAGCGCCCCTATACCTTTGCAGGCCGGCACGGCGGCGCGGATTTTTACCGGTGCGCCGATTCCCGCCGGGGCCGACGCGGTAGTGATGCAGGAGCAGGCGACGGTGGACGAGCAAGGTTTGGTGAGTTTCTCCGCCGCGCCGCAGCCGGGCCAGAACATTCGCCGCCGCGGCGAGGACATTGCCGTTGGCCAGCGCATTCTGGAGGCCGGCAAGCGCATCACGGCGGCTGATCTGGGCCTGGCGGCTTCGATCGGCCTGCCGACGCTGCCGGTGTTGCCGCCCTTGCGCGTGGCGGTGTTCCTGACCGGCGACGAGCTGGTGGAGCCGGGCCAGCCCTTGGCGGCCGGCCAAATCTACAACTCCAATGCCTACTGGTTGTTGCCGGCCCTGCACAAGCTGGGCTGCGAGGTGATAGACCTGGGCATGGTGGGCGATGCGCTGGAACCGACCCGCGAGTTGCTGCGCGACGCAGCGGCTGTGGCCGATGTGGTGATCACCTGCGGCGGCGTATCGGTGGGCGAGGAGGATCACGTCAAGGCGGCGGTGGAAGCCGAAGGCGAGTTGAATTTGTGGAAGGTGGCGATCAAGCCGGGCAAGCCGCTGGCTTATGGCCGCGTTGGCGATGCCGACTTCATCGGCTTGCCGGGCAATCCGGTCTCCGGCTTCGTGACCTTGCAGACGCTGATCCTGCCCTTCCTGCTCAAGCGCATGGGCCTGGCTGTGCCGGAGTTGTCGGCGCAACGCCTTCCCGCGGCATTCGCCTGGAGCCAGCCCGATGCGAAACGCAGCGAGTTTCTGCGGGTGCGCAAGGTCATGGGCAGCGCGGGCTGGGCGCTGGAGATCTATCCGCAGCAGGGTTCCGGCGTGTTGATGTCCTGCGCCTGGGCGGATGGGCTGGCGGTGTTGCAACCGGGACAGACGGTCAAGCCGGGCGATTTGCTGGACTACCTCGAACTGGTGGTTTGA
- a CDS encoding ABC transporter permease, protein MEMFFSLLDSTVRVATPLVLAALAGMFSERSGVVDISLEGKMLVAAFASAAAAYITHNPWIGLLAGMMAAVSFSMIHAFVSVTYNGNQLISGMAINTVASGITPVLGLAWFQQGGNSPQLPDDGRFHEIVLPFADALRDVPVLGLVYSKLLSGHSILVYLTIFIVIPLVTWVLYKTRFGLRLRAVGENPHAADTAGISVAKVRYTALFWNGVLCGMAGTYLSVYQTGSFIKEMTAGKGFLALAALIFGKWRPVPAVIGCLLFAFADAIQIRMEGVALPVVGQIPSQAIAVIPYVLTVLLLAGFVGRALAPKAIGVPFVKSR, encoded by the coding sequence ATGGAAATGTTCTTCAGTCTTCTCGACTCCACCGTGCGCGTGGCCACTCCGCTGGTGCTGGCCGCGCTGGCCGGCATGTTCTCCGAACGCTCCGGCGTGGTGGACATCAGCCTGGAAGGTAAGATGCTGGTGGCGGCTTTCGCTTCCGCCGCCGCGGCCTACATCACCCACAATCCGTGGATCGGTCTGTTGGCCGGCATGATGGCGGCGGTGTCGTTCTCGATGATCCACGCCTTCGTGTCGGTCACCTATAACGGCAACCAGCTGATCTCCGGCATGGCCATCAATACCGTGGCCTCCGGCATCACGCCGGTGCTGGGCCTGGCCTGGTTCCAGCAGGGCGGCAACTCGCCGCAGCTGCCGGACGACGGCCGCTTCCATGAAATCGTGCTGCCGTTCGCGGACGCGCTGCGCGATGTGCCGGTGCTGGGCCTGGTGTACAGCAAGCTGCTGTCCGGCCACAGCATCCTGGTCTACCTCACCATATTCATCGTGATCCCGCTGGTGACCTGGGTGCTGTACAAGACCCGTTTCGGCCTGCGCCTGCGCGCCGTGGGCGAAAACCCGCACGCGGCGGACACCGCCGGCATCTCGGTGGCCAAGGTGCGTTATACCGCCTTGTTCTGGAACGGCGTGCTGTGCGGCATGGCCGGCACCTATCTGTCCGTCTACCAGACCGGCAGCTTCATCAAGGAAATGACGGCGGGCAAGGGCTTTTTGGCGCTGGCTGCGCTGATCTTCGGCAAGTGGCGTCCGGTGCCGGCGGTGATCGGCTGCTTGCTGTTCGCCTTCGCCGACGCGATCCAGATCCGCATGGAAGGCGTGGCGCTGCCGGTGGTGGGGCAGATCCCGTCGCAAGCCATCGCGGTGATTCCCTACGTGCTGACCGTGCTGCTGCTGGCAGGCTTCGTTGGCCGCGCCCTGGCGCCCAAGGCCATTGGCGTGCCTTTCGTCAAGTCGCGCTGA